From one Sphingomonas xanthus genomic stretch:
- a CDS encoding PAS domain-containing protein, whose amino-acid sequence MDNFADHPNEFETSCAVAVDAPQQDVSAAIGADERRMHVRAYNYWCSLLNGRDYPSIEDLEPGNIQDFAPHSVLLDFTEGGDNPATPYIGTAIREECGLADDIKSIAEVPGRSLLSRLTDHYLQIIANRAPVGFEAEFVNQRGRSICYRGILMPFSSDGDTIDFIYGVINWKDVGESAAQPQVIRPVLPPIDGADEEYGEEESGEDLLELVDALPAGPAADLATAHLAWEDGPLADAAGGEQTGDEDEEVALDPDAGLADRLWAARESAEICKQQDGRSRAALYRALAMAYDFAVAAKRVPDDYAEILDDAGVKSQARAPMTPIVKLVFGIDYDKTRLTEFAAALSYAERQKVDFGGFVDFVEQADGGLKGLVAAERKARRPDKPAEDRVALGKAALRAARPITLAQLATNQEFALVLTRRNADGVHEAIELVADPAMLERAIRRAAS is encoded by the coding sequence GTGGACAATTTTGCCGACCATCCGAACGAGTTTGAGACATCCTGTGCCGTGGCCGTCGACGCGCCGCAGCAGGACGTGTCGGCGGCAATCGGCGCCGACGAGCGGCGGATGCACGTGCGCGCCTACAATTACTGGTGCTCACTTCTTAACGGCCGCGATTATCCTTCGATCGAAGACCTGGAGCCGGGCAATATCCAGGATTTCGCCCCCCATTCGGTGCTGCTTGACTTCACCGAGGGCGGCGACAATCCGGCGACCCCCTACATCGGCACCGCGATCCGCGAGGAATGCGGGCTGGCAGACGATATAAAAAGTATCGCCGAAGTCCCCGGCCGCTCGCTGCTGTCGCGGCTGACCGACCATTATCTGCAGATCATCGCCAACCGAGCGCCGGTCGGTTTCGAAGCCGAGTTCGTCAATCAGCGCGGCCGGTCGATCTGCTATCGCGGTATCCTGATGCCGTTCAGCTCGGACGGCGACACGATCGATTTCATCTACGGCGTGATCAATTGGAAGGATGTCGGCGAAAGCGCCGCCCAGCCGCAGGTGATCCGCCCTGTCCTCCCGCCGATTGACGGCGCCGACGAGGAATACGGCGAAGAGGAATCCGGCGAGGACCTGCTGGAGCTGGTCGATGCACTTCCGGCCGGGCCGGCCGCTGACCTGGCCACAGCCCATCTGGCCTGGGAAGATGGCCCGCTGGCCGACGCCGCAGGGGGCGAACAGACTGGCGACGAGGATGAGGAGGTCGCGCTCGACCCGGACGCCGGGCTCGCCGACCGGCTTTGGGCGGCTCGCGAAAGCGCCGAGATTTGCAAGCAGCAGGACGGCCGCAGCCGTGCCGCGCTCTACCGCGCACTGGCGATGGCCTATGATTTCGCCGTCGCCGCCAAGCGCGTGCCCGACGATTATGCCGAAATCCTCGACGATGCAGGGGTGAAGTCGCAGGCCCGCGCGCCGATGACGCCGATCGTCAAGCTGGTCTTCGGAATCGATTATGACAAGACGCGCCTGACCGAGTTTGCAGCTGCGCTGAGCTATGCCGAACGGCAGAAGGTCGACTTCGGCGGGTTCGTCGACTTTGTCGAGCAGGCGGATGGTGGCCTCAAGGGCCTCGTCGCCGCTGAACGCAAGGCGCGCCGGCCTGACAAGCCGGCTGAAGACCGGGTCGCATTGGGCAAGGCCGCCCTGCGCGCTGCGAGGCCCATTACTCTTGCTCAGCTTGCAACCAACCAGGAATTTGCGCTGGTGTTGACGCGGCGCAATGCCGATGGGGTGCATGAGGCGATCGAACTCGTCGCCGATCCGGCAATGCTTGAGCGAGCGATCCGCCGCGCCGCTTCCTGA
- a CDS encoding UrcA family protein — MTASLVLAAPAGAQDSPVVVYGEPDQNIRTERVSYADLNLASTSGEKKLNGRVDRAVERVCLFDIGQRGSEVIQYKRCAGGAWDHARPQIAQAVERARQLAQTGTTSIAATAITISVPAN, encoded by the coding sequence GTGACGGCATCTCTCGTCCTTGCAGCGCCCGCCGGCGCGCAGGACAGCCCGGTCGTCGTTTATGGCGAACCGGACCAGAATATCCGCACGGAGCGCGTTTCCTATGCGGATCTCAACCTCGCCTCGACCAGCGGCGAGAAGAAGCTGAATGGCCGTGTCGATCGCGCGGTCGAGCGGGTCTGCCTGTTCGACATCGGGCAGCGCGGCTCGGAAGTCATTCAATACAAGCGCTGCGCCGGCGGCGCGTGGGATCATGCCCGTCCGCAGATCGCCCAAGCGGTCGAGCGCGCACGGCAACTGGCGCAAACAGGGACGACCTCGATCGCGGCTACCGCGATCACCATCAGCGTTCCCGCCAACTGA